A region from the Natronorubrum halophilum genome encodes:
- a CDS encoding nucleotide sugar dehydrogenase: protein MTNQQSETESTRLYNSSQSGEHQIEALRSGSVPVSVYGLGKMGLPLAAMYAKTTKNVLGADVNPAVVEELNEGRCHVKGEPGLPELVSELVSEGALSATADPLEAAEYGSVHVVIVPTPITADHEPDLSILDAVIEDIGSGLEAGDIVVIECTVPPRTTAERIRPALESASGLSVGEFGLAVCPERTSSGRALRDIRGAYPKVVGGIDAESGRVTELIYGELTDAKVLRVSDATTAEAVKVFEGLYRDVNIALANELATMTDELGIDVLEAIEIANTQPYCDIHRPGPGVGGHCIPFYPYFVIAPFETPTPLLETARAVNDAMPAFVVEKLREEFEAEGVALSEASILLLGLTYRPGVEEIRASPSLAIAQQLSEREASVYGVDPMLESVEEFDLQRLSLAELEERPFDAVVVVTPHEEFESIRWDELERENGQLFVLDGRDAFAPAEITDAGHRLYTIGVGGDRGV from the coding sequence ATGACTAATCAACAATCCGAAACCGAATCGACGCGGTTGTACAACTCGTCGCAATCCGGCGAGCACCAGATCGAGGCGCTGCGAAGCGGCTCCGTTCCAGTGTCGGTCTACGGACTCGGGAAGATGGGGCTCCCGCTTGCAGCGATGTACGCGAAGACGACGAAAAACGTCCTCGGAGCCGACGTGAATCCCGCGGTCGTCGAGGAGCTCAACGAGGGTCGGTGCCACGTCAAAGGAGAGCCGGGACTCCCGGAACTCGTCTCGGAACTCGTCTCGGAAGGGGCGCTCTCGGCGACGGCCGATCCGCTCGAGGCCGCCGAATACGGCTCCGTCCACGTCGTGATCGTTCCGACGCCGATCACGGCCGACCACGAACCCGACCTCTCGATCCTCGACGCTGTCATCGAGGATATCGGCTCGGGACTCGAGGCGGGTGACATCGTCGTTATCGAGTGCACCGTGCCGCCGAGAACGACGGCCGAGCGAATCCGCCCCGCCCTCGAGTCCGCATCCGGCCTGTCGGTCGGCGAGTTCGGACTCGCCGTCTGCCCCGAGCGAACCTCGAGCGGCCGCGCGCTCAGGGACATCCGGGGTGCGTATCCGAAGGTCGTCGGCGGTATCGACGCCGAAAGCGGGCGCGTGACGGAGCTCATTTACGGCGAACTCACGGACGCGAAGGTGCTTCGCGTCTCGGACGCGACGACCGCGGAAGCCGTGAAGGTGTTCGAGGGGCTCTACCGGGACGTCAACATCGCGCTCGCGAACGAGTTGGCGACGATGACGGACGAACTGGGAATCGACGTGTTAGAGGCGATCGAGATCGCGAACACCCAGCCCTACTGCGACATTCACCGGCCCGGACCGGGCGTTGGCGGCCACTGCATCCCCTTCTATCCCTACTTCGTGATCGCGCCGTTCGAGACGCCGACGCCGCTGCTCGAGACCGCTCGAGCGGTCAACGACGCGATGCCGGCGTTCGTCGTCGAGAAGCTCCGCGAGGAGTTCGAGGCCGAGGGGGTGGCGCTCTCGGAGGCCTCGATCCTCCTGCTGGGACTCACGTACCGGCCGGGCGTCGAGGAGATTCGGGCGTCGCCGTCGCTGGCAATCGCGCAACAGCTGTCGGAGCGGGAGGCGTCGGTGTACGGCGTCGATCCGATGCTCGAATCCGTCGAGGAATTCGACCTTCAACGGCTCTCCCTCGCCGAACTCGAGGAGCGACCGTTCGACGCCGTCGTCGTCGTCACGCCCCATGAGGAGTTCGAATCGATACGGTGGGACGAACTCGAGCGCGAGAACGGTCAGCTGTTCGTTCTCGACGGCCGCGATGCCTTCGCACCCGCCGAGATCAC